Part of the Bacteriovorax sp. BAL6_X genome, ATTTATTAGAACATCTAAATGCATATGAAAATGTTTTACTTCCTCTAGAGGTTAATGGTGTTTCCGATAAAAGTCGTGTTGATTACTTTCTTGAAAAAGTTGGCATGAGTCATCGAAAGACCCACTTCCCAAATCAATTAAGCGGTGGAGAGAAGCAGCGAATTGCCATTGCTCGCGCTCTCGTAACTCACCCTGGAGTTCTTCTGGCAGATGAGCCAAGTGGAAGCCTTGATGAAAATACAGGTGATGAAGTCATGAATCTCATTTTTGATATCGTTCGCGATGAAAAGATGAGTCTTATCCTTGTTACTCACGATAAGGATTTAGCAAAGAGGTGTGAGAAGATTTATCACTTAGAAAATGGAGTGCTAAGTCTTGAAGCTTAAAATGGTTATGCGAGAGCTTAGAAGCTCTCCAATGTTCTTTATCATCTTTATTCTAAATCTCTCGATAGGAATGGTTGGTCTTTCAACCATCGAAGTCTTTAAATCCTCTTTTGATAGTGCTTTAACGGCAAAGTCAAAATCTCTACTTGGATCTGATATTTCAGTAAGCTCGCGAATTGCGATCACGAAAGATAGCTTAGAGATTGCAAAATCTAATCTCGACTATAGTGAGATGACTCGCAACCGCTCACTCTATTCGATGCTCTTTAACGGCGAAAAAAGTCGACTCGTCAATATACGAGGACTTGGTCACGGGTTTCCTTTCTATGGTGAGATCCTAGCAAAGAGTGGCAAGAGCTTTCGTGATTTAAAAGATAATGAAATCTTTATATATCCTGAACTTGTTGGTCAACTTGGTCTTGATGTAGGCAAGGACATAAAGATTGGATCTAAAATATTTAAAGTCGCGGGGATTGTCGAAGAAGATGGTTCTGCCGGTTTTTCCATGGGGCAACTTGCTCCAAGACTCTATCTAAAAAATGAAGTTCTTGATTCTACTGATCTTATCAAACCTGGTAGTACAATTTGGCGAAGCCTACACTTTAAGATGGCCAAAGAGTTAAGCGACAAAGAGCTTATTAAAAGGGAGAAAGATTTAAAGGCCAAAATCATCGACTCTTCTATTCGCATTCGCTCTCCTCAGTCTAATTCTGAAAGAGTCGGGCGTTCAATGGATTATCTCGCTGACTTTCTTGGGCTTGTTTCTCTATGTGGGCTATTCCTAGCAGGTTTAGGCCTCATCTACCTCTTTAGAGGATTCCTTTTAAAGAGAAGAAAGGATTTAGCGATTCTTGGATTTATTGGTATGAGAAAGAAAGATATCTTTAAGATCTATACGTTAAAGCTTTTCTTTCTAGGCCTATTTGGTTCACTTTTAGGAATTGCAATTGGGACGGCATTTAGTCCTGTTATACAAACCATGGTCAGTCGAAATTTAGGAATTAATTTTGCTCTTGAATTTAGCCTTTCAACTTTCTTTGTCACAATGGCCGTAGGGGTTGCCTCTACAATTGTCTTAGCACCAGCTCTTATTATTCCTTATTTAAGAGTCGATCAAAAGGCACTCTTTGATCATGATACGAGCCTTTCAAAGAACTTCTATGATTATTTGTTATTTATTCCAATTGTAATTTTCTATTGGGTAATGGCCATCTACTTATCTGAAAGCTTGATTGTTGGTAGTGCATTCATTGCAGTCTTCCTACTTATTGTGGGGGTCTTCTTTCCTGTGGGAAGTTTTGTTCTTTCATGGCTTGGAAAATTTAATCCAAAGCTTAGCTTATCATCTAATATGGCCTTTAAGTATGTGACTCGTCATAAGATTTCAACATTGTTTATCTTCTTATGTCTGTTCATTTCAACAAGTCTTATGACTCTTATCCCTTCAGTAAAGAATATCATTGGAGCGGAACTTTCGATGCCAGCAGAGGAGCGTCCTGTTTATTTTCTCTTTGATATTCAGCCTGAACAAGTTGAGGATCTAAAAACTTTTGTTTCTCAGAAGAAGCTGGACCTTCTCAATATCAGCCCAATGGTTCGTGGGCGACTCGTAAAGATTAATGGTGAAGGTTATAACCCAGAAAAACTTGGGGATTTAACAAGAGAAGAACAAAGAGAACAACGTAGTCGCAATCGCAGTGCTAACTTAAGTTACCGCGATCATCTTGTAAGGGGTGAAGAGATTGTCGAAGGACGTATGCCTAAGCGTTTTGACTTTGAAAGTGATGAAGTGGCAGAAGTTTCATTAGAACAACGTTATGCGAGTCGTTTGGGTATTAATCTTGGTGATGAGCTTGAGTATAATATTCTAGGGATGCCTATTATTGCTAAAGTTGTAGGATTTCGCTCGATTCGTTGGACGAGCTTCCTGCCAAATTTCTTTATCTCATTTGGCCCAGGGGTTCTTGAGGATGCTCCAAAGACTTTCATTGCTGCCATTGGAAAAGGTGAGGGTGATGTTAATGATCAGCTTCAATCAGACTTTGCGGCCAAGTTTCAAAATGTATCTCTAATTGATATTCAAAGCTCCCTTAAAAGGGTTGCAACAATTATGGAGAGTATCACAAAGATTCTCGTTACAATGAGCTTCATTGTCTTTCTTGTGGGGCTTCTTGTGATCTACTCTCTCATTGCACACCAATTAGAGTCTCGACGAGAAGATATCTCACTTATCAATATCATTGGGATTCGTTTTAGTGAGATT contains:
- a CDS encoding ABC transporter ATP-binding protein; its protein translation is MTELVLSLKEVRKDFSQGEEILNVLKGVELGVSEGETIAILGKSGSGKSTLLSLLCGIDDATSGDISYRNNSLKDLNSEEITDLRAKHIGVVFQQFHLLEHLNAYENVLLPLEVNGVSDKSRVDYFLEKVGMSHRKTHFPNQLSGGEKQRIAIARALVTHPGVLLADEPSGSLDENTGDEVMNLIFDIVRDEKMSLILVTHDKDLAKRCEKIYHLENGVLSLEA
- a CDS encoding ABC transporter permease, whose translation is MKLKMVMRELRSSPMFFIIFILNLSIGMVGLSTIEVFKSSFDSALTAKSKSLLGSDISVSSRIAITKDSLEIAKSNLDYSEMTRNRSLYSMLFNGEKSRLVNIRGLGHGFPFYGEILAKSGKSFRDLKDNEIFIYPELVGQLGLDVGKDIKIGSKIFKVAGIVEEDGSAGFSMGQLAPRLYLKNEVLDSTDLIKPGSTIWRSLHFKMAKELSDKELIKREKDLKAKIIDSSIRIRSPQSNSERVGRSMDYLADFLGLVSLCGLFLAGLGLIYLFRGFLLKRRKDLAILGFIGMRKKDIFKIYTLKLFFLGLFGSLLGIAIGTAFSPVIQTMVSRNLGINFALEFSLSTFFVTMAVGVASTIVLAPALIIPYLRVDQKALFDHDTSLSKNFYDYLLFIPIVIFYWVMAIYLSESLIVGSAFIAVFLLIVGVFFPVGSFVLSWLGKFNPKLSLSSNMAFKYVTRHKISTLFIFLCLFISTSLMTLIPSVKNIIGAELSMPAEERPVYFLFDIQPEQVEDLKTFVSQKKLDLLNISPMVRGRLVKINGEGYNPEKLGDLTREEQREQRSRNRSANLSYRDHLVRGEEIVEGRMPKRFDFESDEVAEVSLEQRYASRLGINLGDELEYNILGMPIIAKVVGFRSIRWTSFLPNFFISFGPGVLEDAPKTFIAAIGKGEGDVNDQLQSDFAAKFQNVSLIDIQSSLKRVATIMESITKILVTMSFIVFLVGLLVIYSLIAHQLESRREDISLINIIGIRFSEIRKSIMKEMALMSVSAVVVGVTLGQLVTYAVAKLQFDLNYIFSSTEIIGFAILIIVLSILISFSSFNRFIRK